A stretch of DNA from Saccharomycodes ludwigii strain NBRC 1722 chromosome I, whole genome shotgun sequence:
cATACATACTCTTATACACAAATGAAAAGGAacgcaaaaaaaaaaaaaaaaaaaaaagatttttatcctaatattttatttttttttccctgttctctcttttttttttttggttattttcttcaaaggGTGGCAAAAAGTAGTTGAAGTCAACAttagaaaattttatttcctttatttttaggaTTAACCGATTAACTAATCTAAGAACAATTTCTTAACAATCTGTTTtgataaaacaaaaaaaaagctgaAAAAcgtataaaataaaaaacataacaTTATGGCATCAGTTTCATCTGTTTCAGCTTATTTATCGTTACTGAAGGATCCTGATCAGTCAATCCAGCTATATGctttaaaatctttaaatGATATTGCCGATAGCACCTGGTCAGAGAtatctaataatatttcagAATTAGAAGAGATCTATGATGACGAGCACTTCCCAGAAAGAAAGTTGGTTGCTTTACTTGCTTCTAAGATTTACTATAATTTAGGGGAATATGAATCTGCTGTTAAATATGCATTGGCTGCTGACGagtattttaatttcaatgaAAGTAGTCAGTATGTTGAAACCGTTGTTTCTCAAAGCATCCAAATgtatatttctttatctACTTTTAACTATGAACACCAAGATggtccaaaaaaaatagactCCAAGTTGAGTAATATTTTCGAAAAAATGATTGAAAACTGTATCAAAATATCTGAATTCAAATTAGCATTGGGTATCGCTTTAGATGCTTTTAGACTAGATATTGTTGAGAAAATTTTAGAATCAAGAAAAACTGAAGATAATGAAGCTAATTGCTTGAAATTAATCAATTATGTCTTATCATGTGCAATTACCACTGTTTCTTCAACACCATTCAAAGATATGGTTTTAAAAAGCCTATTCTCCACCTTAATCTCTTTCAAGGCACCAGATTACTTTACTTTATCGAAAATTGCAGTTCATTTAAACGATCATCAATTGGCGTTTTCCTTTTTCGAGAGAATCAATAGTGATGGCAATTCGACATTATCGTATCAGATTGCATTTGATTTAGTTTCTTCTGCCTCTCAAAGGTTTTTGGAAGGTTTGGTTGCTACTTTGAATAAATTTGAGTATGATCCAAAATTATTGGAGATATTTTCAGGACTACCGACCGCAGACTATAATAATacgtttttatttaataacaagAATATCGATGTTATGTTGTTAGATAAAGCTAAAAACTCCATGGATGGTAAGTACTCCTTATTTCACAACGCTGTTAGTATTTCCAATGCATTTATGCATGCTGGTACTACTGATGATTCTTTTGTCAGATCTAATTTAACTTGGCTAGGGAAAGCCAAGAATTGGGCAAAGTTTAATGCGACTGCATCGATTGGTACCATTCACAAGGGCAACTTTGTTATGGGCCAAAAGATTATGGCGCCATATTTACCATCTAGTCGTAATCCGTCCCGTTACATAAAGGGGGGTTCTTTATATGGGTTAGGTTTGATTTATGCTGGTTTTGGCAAGGATATCATAGACTACTTGAAAGAACAATTAACCGCCAACAGTGCCAATGCAGGTGATGAGGGCGTGGATGTTTTATTACACGGTGCCTCTTTGGGGATCGGTTTGGCTTCCATGGGGACTGGCAATGCGGAACTTTATGACTCTTTAAAAGAAGTTTTATATTCTGATAGTGCCACTTCTGGCGAAGCAGCTGCGTTGGGCATGGGTTTAGTTATGCTTGGTTCTGGCAATGAACAAGCAGCTGGTGATATGTATGTTTATGCTCACGAAACCCAGCATGGTAACATAACTCGTGGGTTATCCATTGGAATTGCTTTGATTAATTATGAGAGACAAGAGTTGGCCAACTCTTTGATTCATAAGATGTGTGAGGACGAAAACCCGTTATTGCGTTATGGCGGTGCTTTTACTATTGCTATGGCGTATGCTGGTTCTGCCGATAACGGCGCTGTAAGAAAATTATTGCACATTGCAGTTTCTGACTCTGATGATGATGTTAGGAGAGCTGCCGTCACATCTTTAGGTTTTGTTATGATTAGGGATTATACCACTGTTCCAAGGATCGTGGAACTACTAGCCAAGTCGCATAATGCGCATGTGCGTTGTGGTACTGCTTTTGCTTTGGGTATTTCATGTGCTGGCAGAGGGTTGCAATCTGCCGTCGATATTTTAATGCCATTAATGAAGGATCCAGTGGATTTTGTACGTCAAGGCGCTATGATTGCTTTATCCATGGTTTTGATTCAACAGACTGAAAAGACTAATCCAGTTGTCAAGGAGGTGAACGAACATTTACTGAATGTTGTAACTAACAAACATCAAGAAGGGTTGGCCAAGTTTGGTGCTTGTGTTGCTCAAGGTATTATGAATGCAGGTGGCCGTAACGTCACTATTCAATTGGAAAACACTGAAATGGAAACATTGAACACTCAAGGCATTGTTGGGTTGATGGTGTTTTCCCAGTTTTGGCATTGGTATCCATTGGCACactttttatcattatctttCACACCAACCGGTATTATTGGTGTTCGTGGGGGTGATTTAAGCATaccaaaatttaaatttaattgtCATACAAAGGAAGATGTTTTTGATTATCCACCAATGTATGAAGAGGCTGTGGATaaagtaaaagaaaaagttaccACTGCTGTATTATCAACAACGGCAAAGGCTAAGGCTAGAgctaacaaaaaaaatgctagGAAGGATACTGATACTATAGAATCGAAGACTACGAAGAAAGAAGGTGCTGAACCAGATAAACAGCAATATGAAAATGTTGAGAAGACTGACGaccaaattaaaataaaatacacaTCTTCATCATATAAGATTGAAAATGCCACTCGTGTTTTACCTCAGCAATTGAGGTACATTACGTTTTCTAAAGATGAGCGTTTTGTTCCCGTTCGTAAATATAAAGGATACAACGGTATAATAGTTTTGGTAGATAAAGAGCCTTTTGAACCAGTAGAGTTGATTGAGACTGTTAGACAACTAGGGAATGTGGACGCACCACTTCCAACCCCATTCAAGTTGGAAGAGGATTTGAAATTCGAAGAATTGTCGTGATTTATAATTGTATACTACTCTTTTTTAGTTAGCTAGTGTATTTGTTTACCCCTCatatctcttttttttttttttggttatatatataagtattttaattaaagttATTTGCGGtagcaacaataataagTACAATGATGATACTGCTTATGGTATCAGTGATAATtagaagaaatatatatatatatatatatatatgtttaaaaGTTCAACTAAATCTACTTAGCGCTTCGTCTACTGGATCTTGATGATCTTCTGATATTTCACCTCgttcaattttaattttcttttggcGGGCATccttttccattttcaGTAGATGTTCAActctttgttttctttcatCGATGACGTTCTTGGTTTTTTTACGTAAGAAACCTCTTAAGCCGGAGTTTTTGCTTTTAACGTCAGCTCTAATATCaggaatatttttttcggATGTGGAATTTTTATCagcaaaaatattgttcaTGTCTTTACTTTTTAGTCTTATAGCAGAAGCTTTGTTATCGACTGTACCAATAATGTTTGGATCCAATGAAATAGAATCAGCTGGTAATTTGTATAACAAGGATCTGACTTCTTGGTCTTGTCTTTGTTTAGCAGATTCAAATGGATTAAGCTCTAAAGCATCAAAGTTAGCCTCACCAGAGCCAGGAACGATTAGATTGGTAACACCTTTAGAGTGGCCAACACCTAACAAATCCTCAAAGGGTACAAATTTCATATTTTcgattttattatttgggAACAAATGTGACATATACGGGGAGTTTCTATCTGGAATTTTACTAGAGGTGAAATACGGTTTGCTAGAAGAGTTGCTTTTTAAAGCATCTTTCCATAGTGTAACATGCGAACCCCAGCTCATAGCCAATAAACCGGTATCTGATATTTCAACATTAGTGCCAGGAGTTGGTAAATTGTCAATGTTGTGTAATTCTTTAAAGTTTCGTATATCCCAAATTTTCATACTTTTATCAGCTGAGACGGTTGCCATGTATGTACCAGATCTATCAATTGCAATACTATTTATTGGGCCACGACCAGATAATAATCTAACCAAAGGGGTAGACATGTTTGGTGCCCACAATGTGACAGTTCCATTTCCATGTCCCAAGTGCATGACAGCGTTCCAAGGATTTACACACATTGATGTTGTTGGCcctaattttgtttttaattcgGAGACTAAAGCACCAGTGGAAATATCCTGATATTTTAACCAACCTGTCTGACCAGACGTTGCTAATAAGTAATGGTAAGGCAAAAACGATAAGTGCTTGGCTTCAACATGCTGCTTTAACCTATGTAGTTCAACACCTTCGTGATCATAGATAAAGgtatatttcttttgagCAACTGCAAAATATTGTTCATTTTGCAAATAAGTAGCATCATTGCATGTTTCATTCAAAAATAACTCACCACGCAATTCGCCCTTACGCCAATCCATAGATGCGATATGGCCCTTACGACCACAGATTAATAAATGGGTACCATTTCTGGAATAGTTAATTTTGTATGGAGCAAATTCATTCAATTTCAAGTCCAAGGCCTTATTAGCAGTTGTTATGTCAACGGAGGCTTTAATTTCGTCTTGCGTTactttaaaagttttttctAGGTCATTTTCTGTTTCAATAAAACCTTGAGTTTCCGGTAATAAATATTCGGTTGCTGCAGCGAAAGATACTGCTTCGTTATATTGTTCATCCAATTTCTTTAAACCAgcctttaattttttatctctaattttcctttttgttgtttttgacgaatttttgaaattacgTTCATATTTACTTTggtttgttctttttttagaatGTACCTTTTTGGAATCCATTTTTGCACTTAACGTTTAGTCACAGGGTGTTTTATCTttacacttttttttttttttttttttttttttttttttcttttttttttttaaaagttgtttaAGTATAACGTTGAGTATTAGAATTAATGTATGAATAGGACATCTCTGACCATACcaaactttgaaaaatttttagcatttttttaaaaaaaaaaaaaaaaactgcttttctttttatttttgctcgtttctttttttttaaaaaaaatatatatatatatatgtatatcctttaagtttatttatccgaagATATTAAGCGTGATGTTTCGGATTACAATTATATCACAAGGTCATTAGATGGAAAAATAAGAGGTGCAACTGAACGTTAAGTTCGATATAAATTGATAAAGACAGGAAGATAATACAATAATGTCATAatcaattatatttattcattttagaaaattgAATTGGAATGCTTTATTgttttatgatttttttgtcatttttgttaaaatgaattaaagtatttttttttttttggatgtACAAAGCCATTTCGGGTATTTCTGAGGAAatcttttcaattaataACAAGCAAAGaacttttataaaaaaaaaaaaaatgagttGATTGCATATTCCACATATACGaatataattcttttttttttctttctttctttctgtGGTGTGAGTTTGTAACAGGCCATCTAAACttgtattataataaaaaaaaaaaaagttttttttctcttttaattttgggATATCATGCAACTAAAATCATGAACATAAAACAAATCTGAATAATATACAAGTATATTATCCCTcgtataaatattttattaatttgtaatttgtatttatacacgcatttattttttataaacgaACAGTTTCCCATTGTATTAACTGCATCTTTTGACTTTTTTCTCCATAAATATAAtcatcttttctttttttctttttttaataaatttattcaatctttttataaatttatatcaaaaaatgTACTACCCCaaagatatataaagaCATCGGTTTTaaatcaaagaaaaaaaaaaaaaaaaaaatcggtaaattttaaaaagcaTATTATTCCAGTAATTCAATAGATTGTCTcaaatattactattatcaaattttttttttttttttttttctttttttaaacgcAAACAAGGAAAGCAAGacccaaaaataaaacaaccTCAACATGTCTATGacaaaaagatttttcaatttaacGGGACTACGTACCAGACCATCCCAAGCATTATTTCGTCATCACTTCACTAGAAACCAGAGATTGCCATTAAAGGCTGGTTTAAGTGGTAAGTTCATCTTATACACTGCATCTTTGCTTGGTGCTAGTGCATTTACATTGTATTGTTTCAATTCGCGTTCAGCTATTCatgaatattttatttgtccAGTTATCCGTTTTCTTACTCCGGATGCAGAAATTGGCCATAAATTAGGTATTTGGTGTTTTAAAGTTGGTTTATCACCAAGGCTATTTTTTGATAAGGACGATAAATCCATTAATGTTGACGTTTTTGGTAAGACTATGAGTAATCCTATTGGTTGTGCCGCAGGTTTTGATAAAGATGGTGAAGGTATTGATggtattttcaatattggTTTTGGTTATGTTGAAATTGGTTCTGTTACCCCTAAGTCTCAACCTGGTAATCCTAAGCCAAGATTTTTCAGATTGCCACAAGATGATGCTGTTATCAATAGATATGGGTTTAACTCCTCTGGTCACCAAGTcgtttttgaaaatttgatGAGACGtgtttctaaatttttaaattcttaCTCCACCAAGAATCAAAAATCACAAGttaatttatcattatataaaaataagttgTTGGCTGTGAATTTGGGTAAAAACAAGAATGGTGATGAGGTTAAGGACTATTTAAGTGGTATTGAAAAATTCCAATCGTTGTCTGATGTATTGGTAATAAATGTTTCGTCTCCAAACACACCAGGACTAAGAG
This window harbors:
- the UTP7 gene encoding Utp7p (similar to Saccharomyces cerevisiae YER082C | UTP7 | U Three Protein); the protein is MDSKKVHSKKRTNQSKYERNFKNSSKTTKRKIRDKKLKAGLKKLDEQYNEAVSFAAATEYLLPETQGFIETENDLEKTFKVTQDEIKASVDITTANKALDLKLNEFAPYKINYSRNGTHLLICGRKGHIASMDWRKGELRGELFLNETCNDATYLQNEQYFAVAQKKYTFIYDHEGVELHRLKQHVEAKHLSFLPYHYLLATSGQTGWLKYQDISTGALVSELKTKLGPTTSMCVNPWNAVMHLGHGNGTVTLWAPNMSTPLVRLLSGRGPINSIAIDRSGTYMATVSADKSMKIWDIRNFKELHNIDNLPTPGTNVEISDTGLLAMSWGSHVTLWKDALKSNSSSKPYFTSSKIPDRNSPYMSHLFPNNKIENMKFVPFEDLLGVGHSKGVTNLIVPGSGEANFDALELNPFESAKQRQDQEVRSLLYKLPADSISLDPNIIGTVDNKASAIRLKSKDMNNIFADKNSTSEKNIPDIRADVKSKNSGLRGFLRKKTKNVIDERKQRVEHLLKMEKDARQKKIKIERGEISEDHQDPVDEALSRFS
- the RPN2 gene encoding proteasome regulatory particle base subunit RPN2 (similar to Saccharomyces cerevisiae YIL075C | RPN2 | Regulatory Particle Non-ATPase) — protein: MASVSSVSAYLSLLKDPDQSIQLYALKSLNDIADSTWSEISNNISELEEIYDDEHFPERKLVALLASKIYYNLGEYESAVKYALAADEYFNFNESSQYVETVVSQSIQMYISLSTFNYEHQDGPKKIDSKLSNIFEKMIENCIKISEFKLALGIALDAFRLDIVEKILESRKTEDNEANCLKLINYVLSCAITTVSSTPFKDMVLKSLFSTLISFKAPDYFTLSKIAVHLNDHQLAFSFFERINSDGNSTLSYQIAFDLVSSASQRFLEGLVATLNKFEYDPKLLEIFSGLPTADYNNTFLFNNKNIDVMLLDKAKNSMDGKYSLFHNAVSISNAFMHAGTTDDSFVRSNLTWLGKAKNWAKFNATASIGTIHKGNFVMGQKIMAPYLPSSRNPSRYIKGGSLYGLGLIYAGFGKDIIDYLKEQLTANSANAGDEGVDVLLHGASLGIGLASMGTGNAELYDSLKEVLYSDSATSGEAAALGMGLVMLGSGNEQAAGDMYVYAHETQHGNITRGLSIGIALINYERQELANSLIHKMCEDENPLLRYGGAFTIAMAYAGSADNGAVRKLLHIAVSDSDDDVRRAAVTSLGFVMIRDYTTVPRIVELLAKSHNAHVRCGTAFALGISCAGRGLQSAVDILMPLMKDPVDFVRQGAMIALSMVLIQQTEKTNPVVKEVNEHLLNVVTNKHQEGLAKFGACVAQGIMNAGGRNVTIQLENTEMETLNTQGIVGLMVFSQFWHWYPLAHFLSLSFTPTGIIGVRGGDLSIPKFKFNCHTKEDVFDYPPMYEEAVDKVKEKVTTAVLSTTAKAKARANKKNARKDTDTIESKTTKKEGAEPDKQQYENVEKTDDQIKIKYTSSSYKIENATRVLPQQLRYITFSKDERFVPVRKYKGYNGIIVLVDKEPFEPVELIETVRQLGNVDAPLPTPFKLEEDLKFEELS
- the URA1 gene encoding dihydroorotate dehydrogenase (similar to Saccharomyces cerevisiae YKL216W | URA1 | URAcil requiring): MSMTKRFFNLTGLRTRPSQALFRHHFTRNQRLPLKAGLSGKFILYTASLLGASAFTLYCFNSRSAIHEYFICPVIRFLTPDAEIGHKLGIWCFKVGLSPRLFFDKDDKSINVDVFGKTMSNPIGCAAGFDKDGEGIDGIFNIGFGYVEIGSVTPKSQPGNPKPRFFRLPQDDAVINRYGFNSSGHQVVFENLMRRVSKFLNSYSTKNQKSQVNLSLYKNKLLAVNLGKNKNGDEVKDYLSGIEKFQSLSDVLVINVSSPNTPGLRDLQEETKLTNLLSEVVKKRDSLIDNGNVLGAKEHKPPILVKIAPDLTEPELASIVQSAKDSKIDGIVVSNTTIQRPSALITKDETLKQQAGGLSGKPLKPLSLKALKTVAKYAKDSDLVLVGCGGISSGKDAIEFAKAGATFVQLYTAFAYSGPGLIAQIKDEITSELAKEGKTWMQIIGEDNK